A single Pirellulaceae bacterium DNA region contains:
- a CDS encoding SDR family oxidoreductase yields MTGGTQGIGAAIALRLAQAGCHLVLHGLKHDTVADQTLQACRQHQVQAHCVAGDLSQPAPGVAAMLLQQLDELHSAPTILINNAGTCRDVSFLDMDWQTYRYTQALNVEAGYFLTQAMARRWIAQGTAGRVLFTGSINGQLAETSHTAYDISKGAVQMMVRTLCVALAGHRIRVNAMAPGLIMTPLTATALQGNALGWMQLHTPNGQVPGPEVCAGAALFLVSDEAEHIHGQTLLVDGGMSAWQQPDPPANWTTSR; encoded by the coding sequence ATTACTGGCGGCACACAAGGAATTGGGGCCGCCATCGCGCTGCGTCTGGCCCAGGCCGGTTGTCACCTGGTTCTACATGGGTTGAAACATGACACTGTAGCAGACCAAACTTTACAAGCCTGCAGACAGCACCAAGTACAAGCTCACTGTGTCGCTGGCGATTTATCCCAACCGGCGCCCGGCGTGGCGGCTATGCTGTTGCAGCAGTTGGACGAGCTGCACAGCGCACCAACCATACTGATCAACAACGCTGGTACCTGTCGCGACGTATCGTTTTTGGATATGGATTGGCAGACCTATCGGTATACTCAAGCACTGAACGTGGAAGCTGGCTATTTTTTAACTCAAGCCATGGCTCGGCGCTGGATTGCTCAGGGAACCGCTGGCCGCGTTCTGTTTACCGGGTCGATCAATGGACAGTTGGCCGAAACGTCGCATACCGCCTACGACATCAGCAAAGGCGCAGTCCAAATGATGGTCCGCACGTTATGTGTCGCGCTGGCCGGGCACCGCATTCGGGTCAACGCTATGGCACCGGGTCTGATTATGACACCCTTGACGGCGACAGCTTTGCAAGGCAACGCACTTGGCTGGATGCAGTTACACACCCCCAATGGTCAAGTGCCCGGACCCGAAGTGTGTGCCGGTGCTGCTCTGTTTCTGGTCAGCGACGAAGCCGAGCACATTCACGGACAGACATTGTTAGTCGATGGTGGCATGAGCGCTTGGCAGCAACCCGATCCGCCTGCCAATTGGACCACCAGCCGATGA
- a CDS encoding tetratricopeptide repeat protein produces MMLTLLTAPLLAKRKQSPPPTRSSRQNSSRNPAAAQPAAASLPPSVADRSFQRHDLWHYAAIMLVALLLRGIHFFELRNELPFATLITDSRVYDNWAQDIAAGNWMGSEVFYQSPLYPYAMAAVYSLTGYNPMHVRWLQAFLGAAACGLLAVAGHSFIGRRAGLAAGWMLAVYAPAIFFDSLVQKSSLDLFFLTAALAIMGQMLRKPHWPWTIALGVALGLLALNRENARLLLPIVGGWLWIYFSTASWQRRAGWLAGMAFGCSLVLLPVGWRNYRVGGEFLLSTSQFGPNFFIGNHAGATGLYQPLVEGRGHTIHERADAVRLAQQAQGRSLTPREVSNYWRNRALEFITGEPVQWLRLMVWKSYLIMHRQELVDSEGIEVYARHSRLLRALSWFNFGLLVPLAVVGAYITRHHWRRLGVLYVSIGILAASVAIFFVFARYRYPLVPIMLLLAGAAVAALPQIISDVRHGGLTRRWAAVLIAALLIAVPLNWPLPQYRDDAIAYANYGKELIDQGDLELAETALRQAIFLEPTVAGPQYNLGRVFDMQGNPQAARHQYEIAVGHNPQHGRAHWQLGRHALASGDIAEALQRLRLASQLAPELETIHSDLGAALLASGAVDQAIAAFRRALEVDPTSANAANNLVWLLATSPEQQLRNTEEALKWAKLLESTGEPMYLDTVAAAYAQAGQFEQAVQIAQRGSSLARESGQDELASRFQERLHLYQAGQPYREHAAVVSER; encoded by the coding sequence ATGATGCTCACGTTACTGACGGCACCGCTACTTGCCAAACGCAAGCAGTCTCCGCCACCAACCAGATCCTCCCGGCAGAACAGCTCTCGAAACCCGGCTGCAGCCCAGCCAGCGGCTGCCAGTCTTCCGCCTTCTGTCGCTGACCGCAGCTTCCAGCGGCATGACTTGTGGCACTACGCGGCGATTATGCTGGTTGCGTTGCTGCTGCGCGGAATTCATTTTTTTGAACTGCGAAACGAGTTGCCGTTTGCCACGCTGATTACCGACAGTCGCGTCTATGACAACTGGGCGCAGGACATTGCAGCGGGCAACTGGATGGGGTCTGAAGTCTTTTATCAGTCGCCGCTTTATCCATACGCGATGGCCGCAGTTTATAGTTTGACCGGTTATAATCCGATGCACGTCCGCTGGCTGCAAGCTTTTCTGGGCGCAGCGGCTTGTGGCTTGCTGGCAGTCGCCGGCCACAGCTTTATCGGCCGCCGAGCGGGCTTGGCCGCAGGTTGGATGCTAGCGGTCTATGCTCCAGCAATCTTTTTTGACTCTCTGGTGCAGAAGTCCTCTCTTGACCTATTTTTCTTGACTGCTGCGCTAGCGATTATGGGACAGATGTTGCGAAAGCCGCACTGGCCTTGGACGATTGCGCTCGGAGTTGCGCTGGGGCTGTTGGCACTCAACCGTGAAAATGCTCGATTGCTGCTACCCATAGTAGGCGGATGGCTCTGGATCTACTTTTCAACTGCTTCCTGGCAGCGTCGAGCTGGCTGGCTGGCGGGCATGGCATTTGGCTGCAGCTTGGTTCTGCTGCCCGTGGGCTGGCGCAATTATCGCGTGGGCGGCGAGTTTCTTTTGAGCACCTCACAGTTCGGTCCCAACTTTTTCATCGGCAATCATGCCGGCGCGACGGGATTGTACCAACCTTTAGTTGAAGGTAGAGGCCACACCATTCACGAGCGCGCCGATGCGGTGAGACTGGCTCAGCAGGCACAGGGCCGCAGCCTGACTCCTCGCGAAGTTTCCAACTACTGGCGCAATCGTGCTCTGGAGTTTATCACCGGTGAGCCAGTTCAGTGGTTGCGATTGATGGTATGGAAAAGCTATCTAATAATGCACCGTCAGGAGCTAGTGGATTCCGAAGGTATCGAAGTCTACGCGCGTCACAGTCGGCTGCTACGCGCGTTATCTTGGTTCAACTTTGGTTTGCTTGTACCATTGGCTGTGGTCGGTGCCTACATAACGCGGCACCACTGGCGGCGATTGGGAGTTTTGTATGTTTCCATAGGAATTCTGGCCGCGTCCGTAGCGATCTTCTTTGTTTTTGCGCGTTATCGATATCCGCTAGTACCGATCATGCTACTTCTGGCTGGAGCCGCTGTGGCTGCGCTGCCGCAGATTATTTCTGATGTGCGACACGGGGGGCTGACGCGACGCTGGGCAGCGGTGCTGATTGCAGCCCTGCTGATTGCCGTGCCGCTCAATTGGCCGCTACCACAGTATCGCGACGATGCCATCGCCTATGCGAACTATGGCAAAGAACTGATCGATCAAGGCGACTTAGAGCTGGCTGAAACGGCGCTTCGCCAAGCCATCTTTCTGGAACCGACAGTGGCTGGACCGCAGTACAATCTCGGTCGAGTATTTGACATGCAAGGCAACCCACAGGCTGCGCGACATCAGTATGAGATCGCCGTAGGTCACAATCCCCAGCATGGACGGGCGCATTGGCAATTAGGCCGACACGCTCTAGCAAGCGGTGATATTGCTGAGGCCCTTCAGCGTTTGCGTTTGGCCTCTCAGCTCGCTCCAGAACTGGAAACGATTCACAGCGACTTGGGTGCAGCACTCTTGGCTAGTGGTGCGGTTGACCAAGCGATCGCAGCCTTTCGACGCGCCCTGGAAGTCGATCCCACCTCGGCCAACGCTGCCAACAATCTTGTATGGTTGCTGGCCACATCTCCGGAGCAGCAGCTTCGAAATACAGAAGAAGCTCTCAAATGGGCTAAGCTCTTAGAGTCCACTGGCGAGCCGATGTATCTGGACACGGTTGCCGCAGCCTACGCGCAGGCTGGTCAGTTTGAGCAAGCTGTACAAATCGCTCAGCGTGGCAGCAGTTTGGCCCGCGAGTCGGGTCAAGATGAGCTGGCCAGTCGCTTTCAGGAGCGCTTGCATCTTTATCAGGCCGGACAACCCTATCGCGAACATGCTGCGGTTGTTTCAGAGCGTTAG
- a CDS encoding VWA domain-containing protein: MQDISITFDHPWMLLLLGALPLLWWVSFRHLAGLGNGRRLTALLLRSTVILLMILALAGLQWVRISQKVSVIYLLDQSDSIARAKRELMLDLVIKSVKRHRQAERGDRSGLIVFGREAAIEFPPFDDDLPAVRGLESYLGPTDATNLEAALKLAQAAFPEDTAKRIVILSDGIETLGQAGPVASSMAQSGIGIDIIPIDLLAGSEVLLEKVDLPQTIRQGQPFQTRVVIQRYQQAGDRPVKGRLRLTRSIGASEQVIVDDAVTLDKDINVFPITDTVQQPAGYIYRAEFIPDDPNDDALQQNNRIESFTYVRGRGRVLLIEDWRSPGDNLLVVDALRRGEIEVDVLPSNQLFTSLSELQAYDCVILAGVPRSSGDAAEDIASFSDLQLDMLVANTEQFGSGLIMSGGPDGLGAGGWTNTVIEKAMPVDFQVKNTKVEAVGALAIILHASEIARGNYWQKRIAEESLKVLGPMDYCGILQYSQLGNVWLWGDKHGMLRVGPNRDGMLKRIRGVSPEDMPDFQPSMQMALSSLTTTPASIKHMIIISDGDPAPPARGLVGQFSQESIKISTVAVGAHGPAGHQTLQDIANQTGGNYYQAANPAALPKIFQREAMRVSRPLIREPEGGVLPQIAYPHELLTGLPRQLPRIKGYVLTTVKDSGLVEQILTTGDSEMETENQTLLATWTYGSGRSAVVTSDMGRRWMTGWAEWGGHDQFWQQLVRWTMRPTQTDAKFSIATNTGDGRVQVVVNALDSQDQFLNFLEMQAVAVGPDLKPISVSMRQAAPGRYIGNFEADNAGSYLINVIPGAGHPPLTAGATVPYSDEYRLRQTNLALLQQLSGLTPRGGQPGQLSAPLDAANVDSLLDLDAYRGGLAKAMSMQDIWPWCVLLSVVCLLGDIFVRRVAVDYALALKWIYARFFGKTVSPQDAQRQLRLDRLRERKTEVTATTTADHSAARFEGMANSEAAAHSLPAVDSTVALTDLNPAAAKQQANSLSADDAQEGYTSRLLAAKKAAQKKNPGDTR; encoded by the coding sequence ATGCAAGACATTTCGATCACCTTTGACCACCCATGGATGCTACTACTGCTTGGCGCGCTGCCGCTGTTGTGGTGGGTGAGCTTTAGACACTTGGCCGGCTTGGGGAATGGTCGGCGACTGACAGCGTTGCTGCTGCGCAGCACGGTGATATTGCTGATGATTCTGGCTCTGGCAGGCCTCCAGTGGGTGCGCATCAGTCAGAAAGTCTCGGTCATCTACCTGCTGGATCAAAGCGACAGCATTGCTCGTGCCAAACGTGAGTTGATGCTAGATTTGGTGATCAAGTCTGTTAAGCGGCATCGCCAGGCGGAACGCGGCGATCGTTCCGGCCTAATCGTGTTTGGCAGAGAGGCGGCTATCGAATTCCCGCCGTTTGACGATGACCTACCGGCAGTTCGAGGGCTGGAAAGTTACCTTGGCCCTACCGATGCCACCAACCTGGAAGCGGCTCTTAAACTGGCCCAAGCAGCATTTCCAGAGGATACAGCCAAACGAATTGTGATCTTGTCCGACGGCATCGAGACGCTCGGGCAAGCGGGACCCGTAGCCAGTTCCATGGCCCAGTCGGGCATTGGCATCGATATTATTCCTATCGACCTGCTGGCTGGCAGCGAAGTCCTGCTAGAAAAGGTGGACCTACCACAAACTATCCGCCAAGGTCAACCGTTTCAGACTCGAGTGGTGATACAGCGTTATCAGCAAGCGGGCGACCGTCCGGTTAAGGGCCGACTGCGGCTAACTAGAAGTATAGGAGCCTCGGAACAGGTCATTGTCGACGATGCCGTCACGTTGGATAAGGATATCAACGTCTTCCCAATCACGGACACCGTCCAGCAACCTGCCGGATACATCTACCGCGCAGAGTTTATTCCTGACGACCCCAACGACGATGCTTTGCAACAGAATAATCGCATCGAATCGTTTACTTATGTGCGGGGTAGAGGGCGAGTGCTGCTGATTGAAGACTGGCGGAGCCCAGGCGACAATCTTCTGGTCGTGGATGCATTGCGGCGTGGTGAGATTGAAGTCGATGTGCTGCCCAGCAATCAATTGTTTACGTCGCTGTCGGAACTGCAAGCATACGATTGTGTGATCCTGGCTGGAGTCCCTCGCAGCAGTGGAGACGCGGCTGAAGATATTGCCAGTTTCAGCGATCTACAACTCGACATGCTAGTTGCCAATACCGAGCAGTTTGGTAGCGGCCTGATCATGAGTGGTGGACCCGATGGACTGGGAGCCGGTGGCTGGACAAACACCGTTATCGAAAAGGCGATGCCTGTCGATTTTCAGGTTAAGAATACCAAGGTGGAGGCTGTGGGCGCGTTGGCAATTATTTTACACGCCAGCGAAATTGCTCGAGGTAATTACTGGCAGAAGCGAATTGCCGAAGAATCGCTGAAGGTCTTAGGTCCTATGGACTATTGCGGGATCCTGCAATACAGCCAGTTGGGAAATGTATGGTTGTGGGGTGACAAGCACGGTATGTTGCGAGTCGGCCCCAATCGCGATGGCATGTTGAAGCGCATTCGCGGAGTTTCGCCTGAGGACATGCCCGATTTCCAACCCTCGATGCAGATGGCTCTCAGCTCACTGACGACCACGCCTGCATCGATCAAGCACATGATTATCATCAGCGACGGCGATCCAGCTCCGCCCGCCCGTGGACTGGTAGGACAGTTCAGCCAGGAAAGCATTAAAATCTCTACAGTTGCCGTTGGTGCGCATGGTCCTGCCGGTCACCAGACGTTGCAGGACATTGCCAATCAGACGGGTGGCAACTATTACCAAGCGGCCAATCCTGCGGCACTTCCCAAAATCTTTCAGCGCGAGGCGATGCGAGTCTCGCGACCGTTAATACGGGAGCCTGAAGGCGGAGTTCTGCCGCAAATCGCCTATCCGCATGAACTGCTGACTGGTTTGCCACGCCAGTTGCCGCGCATCAAGGGCTATGTCTTGACGACCGTCAAGGACAGTGGCTTGGTCGAGCAGATCCTGACCACTGGCGACTCCGAGATGGAGACTGAGAATCAGACGCTGTTGGCAACATGGACCTATGGTTCTGGGCGGTCGGCGGTCGTTACCAGCGATATGGGGCGCCGGTGGATGACAGGCTGGGCTGAGTGGGGCGGTCACGATCAATTCTGGCAACAACTGGTGCGCTGGACCATGCGCCCGACGCAAACCGACGCCAAGTTCAGCATCGCCACCAACACCGGAGACGGCCGCGTACAGGTCGTGGTCAATGCGTTGGATAGCCAGGACCAGTTCTTAAACTTTCTTGAAATGCAAGCCGTCGCAGTTGGCCCAGATCTCAAACCAATTTCTGTCTCGATGCGTCAAGCTGCACCGGGGCGCTACATAGGCAACTTTGAAGCTGATAATGCCGGCAGCTATTTGATTAACGTCATTCCCGGTGCGGGTCATCCACCCTTGACCGCCGGCGCGACAGTGCCTTACTCGGACGAATATCGCCTTCGGCAGACAAATCTGGCATTGCTGCAGCAACTCTCAGGATTGACTCCCAGGGGCGGGCAGCCCGGTCAATTGTCTGCCCCGCTGGACGCAGCCAATGTGGATAGTCTGCTGGACTTAGATGCTTATCGCGGCGGATTGGCGAAAGCCATGAGTATGCAAGATATCTGGCCGTGGTGTGTACTGCTGAGCGTTGTGTGTCTATTGGGCGATATCTTTGTTAGACGTGTGGCCGTGGACTACGCGCTTGCTCTGAAATGGATTTATGCGCGATTCTTTGGCAAGACCGTAAGCCCGCAGGATGCTCAGCGGCAGTTGCGCCTGGATCGGCTGCGTGAACGCAAGACTGAGGTAACTGCCACAACAACTGCAGACCATTCTGCGGCGCGCTTCGAAGGAATGGCTAATTCTGAGGCTGCCGCTCATAGCTTACCGGCTGTGGATTCCACAGTTGCCTTAACTGACCTAAACCCGGCGGCGGCAAAACAGCAGGCCAATAGCTTGTCGGCTGATGACGCCCAAGAGGGTTATACATCACGACTTTTAGCGGCCAAGAAAGCCGCTCAAAAGAAGAATCCAGGTGACACCCGGTAA
- a CDS encoding tRNA (cytidine(34)-2'-O)-methyltransferase: protein MRAAVPDAFPFHVVLYQPEIPQNTGNIGRTCVALGAKLWIVQPTGFRLDSRHLRRAGLDYWDHLSWESVTHWEELVSRLPEQSLWLVTKFGQTSCFDAAFQPSCALVIGRETNGLPESLRKQYSGQCVNIPMTGPVRSLNQASAAAIVMYQAARRIGIV, encoded by the coding sequence ATTAGAGCAGCCGTGCCGGACGCCTTTCCATTTCACGTTGTGCTGTATCAGCCGGAGATTCCGCAAAATACCGGCAATATCGGTCGCACCTGCGTGGCATTGGGTGCCAAGTTGTGGATCGTCCAGCCCACCGGCTTTCGGCTCGATTCAAGGCACTTGCGGCGAGCTGGCTTGGATTATTGGGATCACCTGAGCTGGGAAAGCGTGACTCATTGGGAAGAATTGGTCAGCCGATTGCCGGAGCAGTCGCTGTGGCTGGTCACCAAGTTTGGGCAGACGAGCTGCTTTGATGCTGCTTTTCAGCCTAGTTGTGCACTGGTGATTGGCCGTGAAACGAACGGCTTGCCGGAATCGTTGCGAAAGCAATACTCTGGGCAATGCGTAAACATTCCAATGACAGGCCCGGTGCGCAGTTTGAATCAGGCTTCTGCGGCTGCTATAGTCATGTACCAAGCGGCCCGGCGCATCGGCATCGTATAG
- the pilM gene encoding type IV pilus assembly protein PilM: MAKTAPVWGIEIGQSALKALRCTLDGDQVIADAFDYIEYPKLLSQQDSEPESMIHEALQTFVGRNQLKGTRVALSVPGQNGLAKFFKPPPVELKKMSDIVKYEARQQIPFDLKDVSWDYQLMPGSIVENGFALESEIGLFAMKSDAVNRVLQPLQRADIEVDILQLAPLSIYNAITYDRKLMEGESGAFDPEHPPKSVLILAMGTDATDLIVTNGYRLWQRSVPLGGNHFTRQLVKDLKLTFAKAEHLKRNALEAEDPKLVFQAMRPVFNDLVTEVQRSIGFYRSLHKKDEVGSILMMGNSVKLTGLPQYLSKQLALDVAVMDNFLRLSGDEVVAQPAFKDHAVSFAPVYGLCLQGLDRTALYTNLIPQEIFQERLVRAKKPWVVATAASLLLGMTAALLPAGNNYKKVHPSYWGAAVASSDQTKSQSEALIAEDDTQLKKLELLNLIGSEVGGNRDRRLLWMEILKALDQALDRPADYDPTNLPDPIKVPFNERETIYLTKVDSRYFTNLGPYELGTQTMYADDQRTRMGWLGLLKDESPASPEMEGADAAEAGEYGAMDDTGGYDSSDAFAASGEDVAGDAGWVFEVTGYHYHNDDKNGSKGYRTTGDEKQDFVLKRLVHRLETGSAKLPVINDRGEVEEIEFTFAELGISRPFIVGDGFFDQNHIIANPDYKPPMQENADGTPSSVVRPGISLGSLGSSSSSSSTGALQRPQDPNNPEWFAAPKYSFQLQFVWREKPLSARLEAKRKAAEEAAAKEAAESAQEGDDLAAN; the protein is encoded by the coding sequence AGACCTTTGTTGGCCGTAATCAGTTGAAGGGAACGCGTGTCGCGCTGAGTGTCCCTGGGCAGAATGGTCTTGCAAAATTCTTCAAGCCACCGCCGGTCGAGCTGAAGAAGATGTCGGACATTGTCAAATATGAAGCGCGCCAACAGATTCCGTTTGATCTCAAAGACGTCTCTTGGGATTACCAGTTGATGCCGGGGAGCATCGTCGAGAATGGCTTTGCGTTGGAGAGCGAAATCGGGCTATTTGCCATGAAGAGCGATGCCGTCAATCGCGTGTTGCAGCCACTGCAGCGAGCGGACATCGAAGTGGATATTCTACAGTTAGCTCCGCTGAGCATCTACAACGCCATCACCTACGATCGTAAATTGATGGAAGGTGAATCGGGTGCCTTTGATCCTGAACATCCTCCCAAGTCCGTGCTGATTCTGGCGATGGGCACGGATGCGACAGACTTGATCGTGACCAATGGTTACCGCCTATGGCAGCGCAGCGTTCCGCTGGGCGGGAATCATTTTACGCGCCAATTGGTCAAGGATTTGAAACTGACGTTCGCCAAGGCGGAGCATCTGAAGCGCAACGCTCTGGAAGCCGAGGATCCAAAGCTGGTGTTTCAAGCCATGCGACCAGTGTTCAATGATTTGGTCACTGAAGTACAACGCTCGATTGGCTTTTATCGTAGTTTGCACAAGAAAGATGAGGTCGGTTCGATCTTGATGATGGGCAATTCAGTCAAGTTGACTGGTCTGCCGCAATACCTCAGCAAACAGTTGGCGCTGGATGTGGCCGTCATGGACAATTTTCTACGGCTCAGTGGTGACGAAGTGGTCGCTCAGCCGGCGTTCAAGGATCACGCCGTTTCCTTTGCACCGGTTTACGGTTTGTGTTTGCAAGGTTTGGACCGTACTGCACTGTACACCAATCTGATACCACAAGAAATCTTTCAAGAGCGTTTGGTACGGGCCAAGAAGCCGTGGGTGGTCGCCACGGCGGCGTCGTTACTACTGGGAATGACCGCCGCGCTGCTGCCTGCCGGTAATAATTACAAAAAGGTGCATCCTAGCTACTGGGGGGCTGCGGTGGCCAGTTCGGACCAGACGAAGAGCCAAAGTGAAGCGCTGATTGCCGAAGATGATACACAGCTGAAGAAGCTTGAACTGTTGAATCTGATTGGTTCCGAGGTTGGTGGCAATCGCGATCGACGGTTGTTGTGGATGGAGATCTTGAAAGCGCTGGATCAAGCCCTGGATCGTCCGGCCGATTATGACCCTACCAACTTGCCAGATCCGATCAAGGTACCGTTCAACGAACGGGAGACCATTTACCTCACCAAGGTCGATAGCCGGTATTTCACGAATCTGGGACCGTATGAGCTTGGCACGCAGACCATGTATGCCGACGACCAAAGAACGCGTATGGGTTGGCTGGGGCTCCTGAAAGACGAGTCCCCAGCATCACCTGAAATGGAGGGCGCCGACGCTGCTGAAGCCGGCGAATACGGGGCGATGGATGATACGGGCGGATATGATAGTTCAGATGCATTCGCCGCAAGCGGTGAAGATGTAGCCGGCGACGCTGGCTGGGTCTTCGAGGTCACCGGCTACCACTACCACAACGACGACAAGAATGGAAGCAAAGGCTACCGCACAACGGGTGATGAAAAACAGGACTTTGTGCTAAAACGCTTGGTACATCGCTTGGAAACCGGCTCAGCGAAGTTACCTGTAATTAACGATCGTGGTGAAGTCGAGGAAATCGAGTTCACGTTTGCGGAACTAGGCATCAGCCGTCCGTTCATTGTCGGTGATGGCTTTTTCGACCAGAATCATATTATCGCCAATCCAGACTATAAGCCGCCGATGCAGGAAAATGCCGATGGAACTCCGTCCAGTGTGGTTCGGCCTGGGATTTCGCTGGGAAGTCTAGGGAGCAGCAGCTCGAGCAGCTCGACTGGCGCGTTGCAGCGTCCACAAGACCCCAACAATCCAGAGTGGTTTGCGGCTCCTAAGTATTCTTTCCAACTTCAGTTCGTGTGGCGTGAGAAGCCGCTATCAGCACGTCTAGAAGCCAAACGGAAAGCGGCGGAAGAGGCTGCAGCCAAAGAGGCAGCCGAGTCTGCTCAAGAAGGCGACGATCTAGCTGCCAATTGA